One segment of Meriones unguiculatus strain TT.TT164.6M chromosome X, Bangor_MerUng_6.1, whole genome shotgun sequence DNA contains the following:
- the LOC132649898 gene encoding heat shock transcription factor, X-linked member 3-like, with translation MASQNDEEESEANKNPVFDQEPERNVLPNALPDSAEESKEDLARQEDQDVIQSPAFKDNPPAEDESQPTGDEEGDTDLLSLPFPRKLWIIVQNEAFESVSWNEEGDAILIKIDLFQREVLHRKGTKKIFETDSLNTFIHQLNLYGFRNIYPEASTVSSGENGRIMMYCNVNFQRDKPALLEYLWGKEDLGNLPHQVICVPVPLSLSQEPTSKKKKVLPTRYSPRFYHKAEEEDGEEESKKKIVYSTVWAMKSVPGSSLEKQSPGESSNPTAEDTSGNIVCVPPADPGTEGTEEVPHAHSSEHPILGSMMSLYNNSCSVLLSALSKRPANESPDEEEQEGSSDYKCVTCESIRNRRRL, from the exons ATGGCTAGTCAGAATGATGAAGAGGAGAGTGAAGCCAACAAGAACCCAGTTTTTGATCAAGAACCTGAAAGGAATGTCCTCCCTAATGCTTTACCTGATTCAGCGGAGGAGTCAAAAGAGGATCTGGCAAGGCAAGAAGACCAAGATGTAATACAAAGTCCAGCCTTCAAAGACAACCCTCCAGCCGAAGATGAAAGCCAACCTACAGGCGATGAAGAAGGTGACACCGACCTCCTCAGTCTGCCCTTCCCCAGGAAGCTGTGGATCATAGTGCAGAACGAAGCATTCGAGTCTGTGAGTTGGAATGAGGAAGGAGATGCAATCCTGATTAAAATCGATCTTTTCCAGAGAGAAGTCCTTCACCGCAAGGGaacaaaaaagatttttgaaaCAGACAGTTTGAACACTTTTATTCACCAGCTCAACTTGTATGGATTCAGAAATATATACCCTGAGGCCTCAACAGTTTCCTCTGGAGAGAATGGGAGAATAATG ATGTACTGTAATGTCAACTTTCAGAGAGATAAGCCTGCACTCCTTGAGTATCTCTGGGGAAAAGAAGACCTGGGAAATCTTCCCCACCAAGTGATCTGTGTACCCGTTCCACTTAGCCTTTCTCAAGAGCCaacttcaaagaaaaagaaggtgtTACCAACCAGATATTCTCCACGATTCTATCATAAGGCTGAGGAAGAAGACGGTGAAGAAGAGTCAAAGAAGAAAATTGTGTATAGTACTGTATGGGCTATGAAATCTGTCCCTGGGAGTTCCCTAGAAAAGCAGTCTCCTGGGGAGTCAAGTAACCCAACTGCGGAAGACACCTCAGGAAATATTGTCTGTGTGCCTCCAGCTGATCCTGGAACTGAAGGCACAGAAGAAGTACCCCATGCTCACTCATCGGAGCACCCCATTTTGGGATCTATGATGTCTCTGTATAACAACTCCTGTTCTGTCCTATTGTCTGCCCTCTCCAAAAGGCCAGCAAATGAATCCCCTGATGAAGAAGAGCAGGAAGGCTCCTCAGATTACAAGTGTGTAACCTGTGAATCCATACGCAATAGGCGTCGCTTATGA